In Candidatus Woesebacteria bacterium, one DNA window encodes the following:
- a CDS encoding preprotein translocase subunit SecA, giving the protein MFKFISKLLDLNAKEVDRLAKVVEKINSYDSKVKKLKDSDFAKKTQEFKERINKGESLESILPEAFALVREASFRAIGLRHFDVQLMAAVALFEGKVAEQKTGEGKTLSAVPALYLRALKERGAHLVTVNDYLARRDAGWNGPTFNLLGLSVGIIIQESKSFVFDPNYSDKSHGDERLEHLRPSSRREAYECDITYGTNNEFGFDYLRDNMAQSLDEIVQSSPLGKKTGGKEGLGEHYFAVVDEVDSVLIDEARTPLIISAPDSEPTQKYYQFAQLVEKLNPDTDFKIDEKAKTATLTDHGIARVEKLLGVPNLYEKDFDAIHHIENALRAKTLFLKDRDYIVKDNQVIIVDEFTGRLMFGRRWSDGLHQAVEAKEGVPIQQESKTLATISFQNYFRMYEVLSGMTGTAATEAEEFKKIYKLDVVVIPTHKPMIRVDHPDLIYKTLRAKYGAIVSDIEERYKKGQPVLVGTTSIEKNEIISQYLKRKKIPHNVLNAKNHEKEASIIADAGKLHAVTVATNMAGRGVDIVLGGSFPDCPAGVSKEKWAKSKEVKKWQEDHDKVVSLGGLYVIGTERHESRRIDNQLRGRSGRQGDPGSSRFYLSLEDDLMRIFGGDQIKSLMDRLAIPEDQPIENRLVSRAIEQAQIKVEGFNFDLRKSVVEYDDVANQQREVVYKLRRKVLMADDLHDVVFEKLEKKIDRIILSSQREGSFDYEYLLALFLEIVPFDDASKDAFKKKLSELEGENEIRGFLLKVVKDVYDARVKQYGTDISNQIDKFAYLSAIDHFWIEHIDYLDSLRENVRLQAYAQKDPLVEFKNEAYNSFESLLEKIDDELTRRIFRIGVMERPQEIPLDMAQTNVDTSDMMGLSQSPEVKESVSGDKPLVKRVQASSKKIGRNDPCWCGSGKKWKKCHYPDPGPN; this is encoded by the coding sequence ATGTTTAAATTTATTTCCAAATTGCTTGATTTAAATGCTAAAGAAGTTGATCGCCTTGCCAAAGTAGTTGAGAAAATCAACTCTTACGATTCAAAGGTCAAAAAGCTAAAAGACTCGGATTTTGCCAAAAAGACACAGGAGTTTAAAGAAAGAATTAATAAAGGCGAGTCTTTGGAATCCATCTTGCCTGAAGCCTTTGCTTTAGTGCGTGAGGCTTCCTTTCGCGCTATTGGCCTTAGGCATTTTGATGTCCAGTTGATGGCGGCAGTTGCCTTGTTTGAAGGCAAAGTGGCAGAGCAGAAAACAGGCGAGGGAAAAACTTTATCTGCTGTTCCTGCTTTGTATCTTCGTGCCTTAAAAGAAAGAGGCGCTCATCTTGTGACGGTCAATGACTATCTAGCAAGACGCGATGCTGGTTGGAATGGACCGACATTTAATCTCTTGGGGCTTTCGGTTGGTATTATTATTCAGGAGTCAAAATCTTTTGTCTTTGATCCTAATTATTCTGACAAAAGCCATGGGGATGAGAGGCTTGAACATTTAAGGCCATCCTCTCGTCGCGAGGCTTATGAGTGTGATATTACCTATGGCACCAATAATGAGTTTGGTTTTGATTATCTTCGCGACAATATGGCCCAAAGTTTGGATGAGATTGTTCAATCATCACCTCTTGGCAAAAAGACTGGTGGAAAGGAAGGCTTGGGTGAGCATTATTTTGCCGTGGTTGATGAGGTTGACTCAGTTTTAATTGATGAGGCGCGAACGCCGCTTATAATTTCTGCTCCTGATAGTGAACCAACCCAGAAATATTATCAATTTGCTCAGCTTGTTGAAAAATTAAACCCTGATACTGATTTTAAAATTGACGAAAAGGCAAAAACAGCGACTTTAACTGACCATGGTATTGCAAGGGTAGAAAAGCTTTTGGGTGTTCCCAACCTTTATGAAAAGGATTTTGACGCCATACATCATATTGAAAACGCGCTTCGTGCCAAGACGCTTTTTTTGAAAGATAGAGATTATATTGTCAAAGATAATCAGGTGATTATTGTTGATGAGTTTACGGGAAGACTGATGTTTGGCAGGCGTTGGAGTGATGGTTTGCATCAGGCAGTTGAGGCCAAAGAAGGCGTTCCTATTCAGCAGGAGTCAAAGACTTTGGCGACTATTTCTTTTCAGAATTACTTCAGGATGTATGAGGTTCTTTCAGGTATGACAGGAACTGCAGCCACTGAAGCTGAGGAATTCAAAAAGATTTATAAACTTGATGTGGTTGTTATTCCAACTCATAAGCCAATGATTAGGGTTGATCACCCTGATTTGATTTACAAAACTCTTCGTGCCAAATATGGAGCCATAGTTTCTGATATTGAGGAAAGATACAAAAAGGGTCAGCCAGTTTTGGTGGGTACGACTTCTATTGAAAAGAACGAAATAATAAGCCAGTACTTAAAGAGAAAGAAAATTCCCCACAATGTCCTAAACGCCAAAAACCACGAAAAAGAAGCATCAATTATTGCTGATGCTGGTAAACTCCATGCAGTAACTGTTGCAACCAATATGGCTGGGCGAGGAGTTGATATTGTCTTAGGAGGTTCTTTTCCGGATTGTCCGGCTGGGGTTTCCAAGGAAAAATGGGCAAAATCAAAAGAAGTCAAAAAATGGCAAGAGGATCATGACAAAGTTGTTAGCCTTGGGGGGCTTTATGTGATTGGCACCGAGCGGCATGAATCAAGAAGAATTGATAATCAACTTCGTGGTCGTTCAGGCAGGCAGGGTGACCCTGGTTCCTCTCGTTTTTATCTTTCTCTTGAAGATGACTTGATGCGTATTTTTGGTGGAGATCAAATCAAATCTTTGATGGATAGGCTTGCTATTCCTGAAGACCAGCCAATAGAAAATAGGCTTGTCTCGCGGGCGATTGAGCAGGCGCAAATTAAGGTTGAGGGCTTCAATTTTGATTTGAGGAAGAGTGTAGTTGAATACGATGATGTTGCTAATCAGCAAAGGGAGGTTGTTTATAAGTTAAGAAGGAAAGTTTTGATGGCAGATGACCTTCATGATGTTGTTTTTGAAAAGCTTGAGAAGAAAATTGACAGAATTATTTTGTCTTCACAACGGGAAGGTAGTTTTGATTATGAATATCTTTTGGCTTTATTTTTGGAAATAGTTCCTTTTGATGATGCCTCAAAAGACGCTTTTAAGAAAAAATTGAGCGAATTAGAGGGAGAAAATGAGATTAGAGGGTTTTTGTTGAAAGTTGTAAAAGATGTTTATGATGCGCGGGTAAAGCAGTATGGCACTGATATCTCAAACCAAATTGACAAGTTTGCTTATCTTTCTGCGATTGATCATTTTTGGATTGAACATATAGATTATTTGGATAGCTTAAGAGAAAATGTAAGGCTTCAGGCTTACGCACAGAAGGATCCTTTGGTTGAGTTTAAAAATGAAGCTTATAATTCTTTTGAAAGTCTTCTCGAAAAAATTGATGACGAACTTACGCGAAGAATATTTAGGATTGGTGTTATGGAAAGGCCTCAGGAGATTCCGCTTGATATGGCTCAAACTAATGTTGATACATCCGATATGATGGGCTTAAGCCAATCTCCCGAAGTAAAAGAGTCGGTAAGTGGAGACAAGCCTTTGGTCAAAAGGGTTCAGGCTTCCTCCAAAAAGATTGGCCGAAACGATCCCTGTTGGTGCGGGTCGGGGAAGAAATGGAAGAAATGTCATTACCCCGATCCGGGACCGAATTGA
- a CDS encoding Transcription termination factor Rho: MISAYVIQEEVDPKELLLYGDKPVPRTVLVLEKDLRRVLTSFPSDQIIGQSSQAVLVKPDGPTCFWAFDGESVTLPNPYPHYLNPADYADLLKKGDINSDDLKSWGLEVPPPIVKYYNLRMGDKVEVGVEGDLVCITSVNGQKPFSHRPFFDFEVLPEYPQEIIPLDKGGSIAWRMIYLLGAVQGYGQTTYILGEGGLGKTTLILEAWKEVLKLTQDSRICAVLVFVGERGEDLSDYLDLLQNTPHGLVEVWSAPKGVPQEFQWQVFLWGYHRSLVLGAHYHCITFYESASRAVDAFRAVAEPGGGMVTGGIPTEAISRVAAMVGRGGFYPKLGTSNTNIVSVLDGNKSADPLAQFALMTADHNTTSRIRLVPSPQIPFPKISVIPLETYTRRSERLIPEALRKEQEKVKKDCFFDSAGRLLPPEETHRRILKYCEENPDPQY, from the coding sequence ATGATTTCTGCTTATGTTATTCAGGAGGAGGTTGACCCTAAAGAGCTACTCCTTTATGGGGATAAACCTGTTCCCAGGACCGTTTTGGTTTTAGAAAAAGACCTGCGAAGGGTTTTAACTTCTTTTCCATCTGATCAGATAATAGGCCAGAGTTCTCAGGCAGTCCTGGTCAAGCCAGACGGCCCCACGTGTTTTTGGGCTTTTGATGGAGAGAGTGTGACTCTTCCGAACCCTTACCCGCACTACCTAAACCCTGCAGATTATGCCGACCTTTTGAAAAAGGGTGATATCAATTCGGATGATTTGAAAAGCTGGGGTTTGGAAGTCCCTCCACCTATAGTGAAGTATTACAATTTGAGGATGGGGGATAAAGTGGAGGTGGGGGTTGAGGGTGATCTGGTCTGTATCACTTCCGTAAATGGCCAAAAGCCTTTCTCTCATAGGCCATTTTTTGACTTTGAAGTGTTGCCTGAATATCCTCAAGAGATAATCCCTCTGGATAAAGGCGGAAGTATAGCTTGGAGAATGATTTATCTTTTGGGAGCTGTTCAAGGTTATGGGCAAACAACTTATATTCTTGGTGAGGGCGGCTTGGGTAAAACTACTCTTATTCTTGAGGCCTGGAAGGAAGTTTTAAAATTGACTCAGGACTCGAGGATTTGTGCAGTGTTGGTCTTTGTGGGAGAGCGTGGTGAGGACCTAAGTGATTATTTAGATCTTCTCCAAAATACCCCCCATGGCTTAGTTGAAGTTTGGTCTGCTCCCAAGGGGGTCCCGCAGGAATTTCAGTGGCAGGTCTTTCTTTGGGGGTACCACCGTAGCCTTGTTCTTGGGGCGCACTACCATTGTATTACTTTTTATGAGAGCGCGTCGCGTGCAGTTGATGCTTTTAGAGCTGTAGCAGAACCGGGTGGTGGAATGGTTACGGGTGGAATTCCTACTGAGGCGATAAGTAGGGTTGCGGCTATGGTTGGAAGAGGTGGTTTTTATCCTAAGCTTGGTACATCTAATACTAACATAGTATCGGTTTTAGATGGCAACAAGTCTGCGGATCCACTAGCTCAGTTTGCTCTGATGACAGCGGATCATAATACCACTTCCCGAATTCGCCTCGTCCCTAGTCCTCAGATTCCTTTTCCAAAGATAAGTGTTATACCTTTGGAAACCTATACCCGACGTTCCGAGAGGTTAATCCCAGAGGCGCTTCGGAAGGAACAGGAAAAAGTCAAAAAAGACTGTTTCTTTGACAGCGCAGGGAGACTTCTTCCCCCAGAGGAGACGCACAGGCGTATTTTGAAGTATTGTGAGGAGAACCCTGATCCTCAGTATTAA